In a single window of the Flavivirga spongiicola genome:
- a CDS encoding copper homeostasis protein CutC produces MKNRNYLVEACVEGLNQAIRAEKQGADRIELCARLDLDGVTPEVEMIKAVFQNCKIPIRVIIRPREGGFVYSVSELDQMKESIRVCKDIGVEGVVFGMTTKENTLDISAIDALTRIATPLKVTIHKAIDTVSDPLNELGRLMRIGGIDAILTSGKSPTWEEGQELIKELIKKAANQIQIIACGKVTDENIMTVHGRIQSSAYHGKRIVGEL; encoded by the coding sequence ATGAAGAACAGAAATTATTTAGTAGAAGCTTGTGTAGAAGGATTGAATCAGGCAATACGTGCGGAGAAACAAGGAGCAGATCGTATTGAGCTCTGCGCACGTTTAGATTTGGATGGTGTCACACCAGAAGTTGAAATGATCAAAGCAGTTTTTCAGAATTGTAAAATACCAATTAGGGTCATTATACGTCCACGAGAGGGTGGTTTTGTTTATTCAGTCTCAGAGTTGGATCAAATGAAGGAAAGTATTCGAGTTTGTAAAGATATAGGTGTTGAGGGTGTGGTTTTTGGAATGACGACTAAGGAAAATACACTTGATATTTCGGCAATTGATGCCTTGACACGTATTGCTACTCCGCTTAAAGTGACGATTCATAAAGCGATTGATACTGTGTCTGACCCACTGAATGAATTAGGCAGGCTAATGAGAATAGGTGGTATTGATGCCATACTCACTTCGGGTAAGTCACCAACCTGGGAAGAAGGCCAAGAATTGATTAAGGAACTTATTAAAAAAGCAGCGAATCAGATACAAATTATTGCCTGCGGTAAGGTTACCGATGAAAATATCATGACAGTACATGGAAGGATTCAATCTAGTGCTTATCACGGTAAACGCATTGTTGGGGAGTTATAA
- a CDS encoding PID-CTERM protein-sorting domain-containing protein, whose protein sequence is MTVQNKRILASVLFVLISFACFAQDPPPPPGPPPGLPIDGGVLMGIIFALFYGVRKLLIKNKNH, encoded by the coding sequence ATGACAGTACAAAATAAAAGAATACTAGCCTCAGTCTTATTTGTATTAATAAGCTTTGCTTGTTTTGCTCAAGATCCACCACCACCACCAGGGCCTCCTCCGGGTCTTCCTATTGATGGAGGGGTGTTAATGGGTATAATTTTCGCTTTATTTTATGGCGTAAGAAAGTTGTTGATTAAGAATAAGAATCATTAA